The following proteins come from a genomic window of Methanomassiliicoccales archaeon:
- a CDS encoding type II/IV secretion system ATPase subunit has translation MMPPSAKEGMTQALPALRRDRLVKPSFSGYWIEREIPLGWRVLDQKKVRGGRVDLLTNPSGLRHRYFLLPWEHTANRETQSQLAKAIEMVRSRPPQGFKGGEVELKAHVQSVVRSLDAHSESDEEFLDAVMRNTLGLGAIDVLLRDPRVEDVYVDAPCQRNRAYITLNQAGPGHVFGRCESNLIVSESEMNGLVSRLKYRSSRPFSRSNPVLETDLGDSEVRATALCPPLSPDGLALALRRRSDVPWTLLRLASCGAMDAVAAGLLSFLVDGRASILVCGARGSGKSSLLSSLLFEFPLNQRILVIEDTREVPVHALQFLGFKVQSMLVDPVQGLDRAEAADEALRVSLRLGESAIVVGEVRGKEAMTLYESMRTGKAGSSVLGTIHGDGAREVHDRVVNEMGIPEASFASTDVVVTMGLVRPGGGLGQVRRVTEVAEVVRTEEGLDFLPMLTYDGSYHLSERVMPLIGRISSGWGVGYEEGLRNLLQRIALRRVLLDMSSEDPALLSPSSTLMANEFLWQRSSFENEDMATEFAAFVRER, from the coding sequence ATGATGCCCCCTTCAGCGAAGGAAGGAATGACGCAGGCCTTACCGGCCCTTAGGCGCGACCGGCTGGTGAAGCCGTCGTTCTCCGGTTACTGGATAGAAAGGGAGATACCTCTGGGATGGAGGGTGCTGGACCAGAAGAAGGTCCGTGGCGGGCGCGTCGACCTTTTGACCAATCCTTCCGGCCTTCGTCACCGTTATTTCCTGTTACCATGGGAGCACACTGCCAATCGGGAGACCCAGTCCCAGCTGGCCAAGGCTATTGAGATGGTACGGTCCCGGCCTCCTCAGGGCTTTAAAGGCGGAGAGGTCGAGTTGAAGGCTCATGTGCAATCGGTGGTGCGCTCCCTGGATGCCCATTCGGAGAGCGACGAGGAGTTCCTGGACGCGGTCATGCGCAACACCCTCGGCCTGGGCGCCATCGACGTTCTGCTACGGGACCCGAGGGTGGAGGACGTGTATGTGGACGCCCCCTGCCAGAGGAACCGGGCCTACATCACCCTCAACCAGGCCGGTCCGGGCCACGTGTTCGGGCGCTGCGAGAGCAACCTGATCGTCAGCGAAAGCGAGATGAACGGGCTGGTGAGCCGTTTGAAGTACCGCTCTAGTCGCCCTTTCTCTCGTTCGAACCCGGTGCTAGAGACGGACCTGGGGGACAGCGAGGTGCGGGCGACCGCTCTGTGCCCGCCGCTGAGCCCCGACGGGCTGGCGTTGGCCCTCCGTCGCAGATCGGACGTTCCCTGGACGCTTCTGCGCTTGGCCAGCTGCGGGGCCATGGACGCGGTGGCCGCTGGACTTCTGTCTTTCTTGGTGGATGGACGGGCCTCGATACTCGTTTGCGGCGCTCGCGGTTCCGGTAAGTCCTCGCTTCTTTCCTCGCTGCTGTTCGAGTTCCCGTTGAACCAAAGGATACTGGTCATAGAGGACACCAGGGAGGTCCCGGTGCACGCCCTGCAATTCCTCGGCTTCAAGGTGCAGTCCATGCTGGTGGACCCGGTGCAGGGCCTGGACCGGGCGGAGGCGGCCGACGAGGCGCTCCGCGTCTCCCTGAGGCTGGGGGAATCGGCCATCGTGGTGGGGGAGGTGCGGGGAAAGGAGGCCATGACCCTCTATGAGAGCATGCGCACAGGAAAGGCCGGCTCCTCGGTCCTAGGCACCATCCACGGCGACGGGGCACGCGAGGTCCACGACCGGGTGGTGAACGAGATGGGCATACCGGAGGCCTCCTTCGCCTCCACCGACGTCGTCGTGACCATGGGGTTGGTGCGTCCGGGCGGAGGCTTGGGTCAGGTGCGCCGGGTCACGGAGGTGGCCGAGGTGGTGAGGACGGAGGAAGGTCTGGATTTCCTCCCTATGCTCACCTACGACGGTTCCTACCATCTCAGCGAGCGCGTCATGCCCCTGATCGGACGGATCTCCTCCGGATGGGGGGTCGGTTATGAGGAGGGTCTGCGGAACCTCTTGCAGCGCATCGCCCTGCGGCGAGTACTTCTCGATATGTCCAGCGAGGACCCTGCTCTCCTTTCGCCCTCGAGCACACTGATGGCCAACGAGTTCCTTTGGCAGAGATCTTCCTTCGAAAACGAGGACATGGCCACGGAGTTCGCCGCGTTCGTGCGGGAGAGGTGA
- a CDS encoding U32 family peptidase, whose product MELLAPVGTQEALKAAMAGGADAVYLGGKDFGARHFASNFDDHQLAGAIKMTHDRGMRTYVTVNTLIKESEVPAALSFVEMLDTLGADAVIVQDRGLMTLIKERFSIPMHASTQMGIHSLDGAMWAKAQGLERVILARELGLDQVTEIAERSPVGVEVFIHGALCYCFSGQCLFSSFLGGRSGNRGMCAQPCRKRYSNGTKEGYLLSTADTFAVESIPELMKAGVASLKIEGRMRSPQYVYLTSKIYSQAIKRAKEGVTPLLTEREKELLEVVFNRGFSGGYLVEKEVMQTAFPESRGRPIGPAVMKKGTLSLTKGMLEPGDGISLYLGDEKVGGFDLRPADLVGEGVKALPPFPLNEGQYLVYKTKDREFPSIEELINRIQFQEGEAVRKVVDVPSKRLRRKEKKGELSFYVSSLTVLQAVLPYADRIYYDGTKQVEEAEAACQETSKEFVRVLPRLALGEEVSGAGPVMVHTSDQYQRYRHTRCYGSYHMNVFNSFTVPQMHQWTLSPELNQEEMFQLLSATEQRCEVLAFGRIELMLSQDPTLPEGTLVDDRGVRYPVHHDQEGFVHILHSTDLLMLEKVPELQAMGVDSIGIDVRRRHPDLAAFVAMAFFEVDLGAVEELRRKCGRSSLGHYRKGVF is encoded by the coding sequence ATGGAGCTCCTCGCCCCGGTGGGCACGCAGGAAGCGCTGAAGGCGGCCATGGCCGGAGGAGCGGACGCGGTCTACCTGGGCGGGAAGGACTTTGGCGCCCGCCATTTCGCCAGCAACTTCGACGACCACCAGCTGGCCGGCGCCATCAAGATGACTCACGACCGGGGCATGAGGACGTACGTCACCGTGAACACCCTGATCAAGGAGTCGGAGGTCCCGGCCGCCCTCTCGTTCGTGGAGATGCTGGACACCCTAGGGGCGGACGCGGTCATCGTCCAGGACCGCGGCCTGATGACCCTGATAAAAGAACGCTTCTCCATACCCATGCACGCCTCCACCCAGATGGGGATCCACAGCCTGGACGGAGCTATGTGGGCCAAGGCGCAGGGTCTTGAGCGGGTCATACTGGCCCGGGAGCTCGGCCTGGACCAGGTCACGGAGATAGCCGAGAGGTCGCCTGTCGGGGTAGAGGTGTTCATCCACGGCGCCCTTTGTTATTGCTTCTCCGGACAATGCCTTTTCTCCAGCTTCCTGGGGGGCCGCTCCGGTAACCGGGGCATGTGCGCCCAGCCCTGCCGCAAGAGATATTCGAACGGAACAAAGGAAGGATACCTTCTCAGCACCGCCGACACATTCGCCGTGGAGTCCATCCCTGAACTGATGAAGGCGGGCGTGGCCTCGTTGAAGATAGAGGGGCGCATGCGCTCCCCCCAGTATGTCTATCTGACCTCCAAGATCTATTCTCAGGCCATCAAGAGGGCCAAGGAAGGCGTGACGCCGCTGTTGACCGAACGGGAGAAGGAACTGCTGGAAGTGGTCTTCAACCGGGGGTTCTCCGGCGGTTATCTCGTCGAAAAAGAGGTCATGCAGACCGCCTTCCCCGAGTCGAGGGGCAGGCCCATCGGACCGGCGGTGATGAAGAAGGGGACGTTGAGCCTGACCAAGGGCATGCTCGAGCCCGGGGACGGCATCAGCCTGTACCTTGGCGACGAGAAGGTGGGCGGCTTCGACCTGCGCCCCGCCGATCTCGTTGGGGAGGGCGTTAAAGCCTTGCCCCCCTTCCCGCTGAACGAAGGCCAGTACCTCGTATACAAGACCAAGGACCGGGAGTTCCCCAGCATTGAGGAGCTTATAAACCGGATCCAATTCCAGGAGGGGGAGGCGGTCCGGAAGGTCGTGGACGTACCGTCAAAAAGATTGCGCCGGAAGGAAAAGAAGGGCGAGCTCTCCTTCTACGTCTCCAGCCTGACCGTCTTGCAGGCCGTGCTGCCATACGCGGATCGCATCTATTACGATGGGACGAAGCAGGTCGAGGAGGCCGAGGCCGCCTGCCAAGAGACCAGCAAGGAGTTCGTTCGGGTGCTGCCCCGCCTGGCCCTCGGCGAAGAGGTATCGGGCGCCGGTCCGGTCATGGTGCACACCTCCGACCAGTACCAGAGATATCGCCACACACGTTGCTATGGTTCCTACCATATGAACGTCTTCAACAGTTTCACCGTGCCCCAGATGCACCAGTGGACGCTGTCCCCCGAGCTGAACCAGGAGGAGATGTTCCAGCTGCTCTCCGCCACCGAACAGAGGTGCGAGGTCCTGGCCTTCGGGCGCATCGAACTTATGCTGAGCCAGGACCCGACCCTGCCCGAAGGGACCCTGGTGGACGATCGCGGGGTGCGCTATCCTGTGCACCACGACCAGGAAGGGTTCGTACACATCCTGCACAGTACTGACCTGCTCATGCTGGAAAAGGTGCCGGAGCTCCAAGCCATGGGCGTTGATTCGATAGGCATCGACGTGCGCCGGAGGCATCCAGACCTGGCGGCCTTCGTGGCCATGGCGTTCTTCGAGGTCGATCTGGGTGCGGTCGAGGAGCTACGGCGCAAGTGCGGACGCAGCAGCCTTGGACATTACCGCAAGGGAGTGTTCTGA
- a CDS encoding DedA family protein, with the protein MIIDSINQFVIDLINGTGYIGIFLAMLVEGVFTPIPSEMIMPFAGYVAYTGELNYFLVILVGSLGAVVGSFIAFLLAWHLGRPIINKLGPYIGLDQKKLETAEHWFKKWGGLGHIHRALPPRHPINNILPRRAGQDGPFEVHHLHLLRGAGLEHRAGYCGILTRRELDAVLEEHRRVGLHTARCSGHSIGGLLPLLPTQEG; encoded by the coding sequence ATGATCATCGATTCCATCAACCAGTTCGTCATCGACCTCATCAACGGTACAGGGTACATAGGCATCTTCCTGGCCATGCTGGTAGAGGGTGTCTTCACCCCCATTCCCAGCGAAATGATCATGCCCTTCGCCGGATATGTGGCATACACCGGCGAACTGAACTATTTCCTGGTCATCCTGGTCGGGTCGCTCGGGGCGGTGGTAGGTTCCTTCATCGCCTTTCTTTTGGCCTGGCACCTGGGTCGGCCCATCATCAATAAGCTCGGTCCATACATCGGGCTAGACCAGAAGAAGCTGGAGACGGCCGAGCACTGGTTCAAGAAATGGGGGGGTCTGGGGCATATTCATCGGGCACTCCCTCCCCGGCATCCGATCAATAATATCCTTCCCCGCCGGGCTGGCCAAGATGGACCGTTTGAAGTTCATCACCTTCACCTTCTTCGGGGCGCTGGTCTGGAACACCGTGCTGGTTACTGCGGGATACTTACTCGGCGAGAACTGGATGCAGTTCTGGAAGAGCACCGACGGGTTGGACTACATACTGCTCGGTGCTCTGGCCATAGCATTGGCGGTCTACTACCTCTATTACCGACACAAGAAGGCTAA
- a CDS encoding DUF2085 domain-containing protein — MRLSPPLRYMALFETLLALAFLFIVISPLTLPTGSVSDLDGRIGSVDNWDELQEMPLLQRLVYLIGDLNCHQQADRSFFLNDNQLPICARDVGIVAGLTLGLIAYMLVRWPVRWTWLLLLLVPMALDGGAQALTSYESGNVIRALTGCLAGAGLGWGIGMLTDRFFTGDRQNGRSSK; from the coding sequence ATGAGGCTTTCCCCTCCCCTGCGTTACATGGCCTTGTTCGAGACGCTGCTGGCATTGGCGTTCCTCTTCATCGTCATCTCTCCGTTGACCCTGCCCACTGGCTCTGTGTCGGACCTGGACGGCAGGATCGGGTCGGTGGACAATTGGGACGAGCTGCAGGAGATGCCCTTGCTGCAACGCCTGGTCTACCTCATCGGGGACCTGAACTGCCACCAGCAGGCGGACCGCTCGTTCTTCCTCAACGACAACCAGCTGCCGATATGCGCTCGGGACGTGGGCATCGTGGCCGGGTTGACCTTAGGGCTCATCGCCTACATGTTGGTCCGGTGGCCGGTACGATGGACGTGGCTCCTGCTTCTGCTCGTGCCCATGGCCTTGGACGGGGGGGCGCAGGCCTTGACCTCCTACGAGTCGGGCAATGTCATAAGGGCGCTGACCGGATGCTTGGCCGGTGCTGGGCTGGGTTGGGGGATAGGCATGCTGACGGACCGCTTTTTCACGGGCGATCGGCAGAACGGACGGTCATCGAAATGA
- a CDS encoding zinc-ribbon domain-containing protein, translating into MSNCASCGKAILEDMRFCPYCGQPVASEELERFEPTHGEVISAIASPAHIVGHEGIFALAFTKERLIFARIESHPGDKIKGELLQAGIFLPGSSGTSNTSRFYEMDPDQVLQESPGNFHLNTDEVDSVKLSYDEGSYVVDVRHGDERTKITLPYDKYYRDLLFQAFEGRMSW; encoded by the coding sequence ATGTCGAACTGCGCGAGCTGTGGAAAGGCCATCCTGGAGGACATGCGCTTCTGCCCCTATTGCGGCCAGCCTGTCGCTTCCGAGGAGTTGGAGCGCTTCGAACCGACCCATGGCGAGGTCATCAGCGCGATAGCTTCCCCGGCGCACATCGTAGGACACGAAGGCATTTTCGCACTGGCCTTCACCAAGGAGCGCTTGATATTCGCCCGCATCGAATCCCATCCGGGAGACAAGATCAAGGGAGAGCTGCTCCAGGCGGGGATCTTCTTGCCTGGTTCTAGCGGAACCTCGAACACCTCGCGCTTCTATGAGATGGACCCGGACCAGGTGCTGCAGGAATCGCCTGGCAACTTCCACCTGAACACCGATGAGGTCGACTCGGTCAAACTGTCATACGACGAGGGCAGCTACGTCGTGGACGTGCGCCATGGCGATGAGCGCACAAAGATTACCTTGCCCTACGACAAGTACTACCGCGACCTGCTCTTCCAGGCCTTCGAGGGCCGCATGTCCTGGTGA
- the psmB gene encoding archaeal proteasome endopeptidase complex subunit beta, with amino-acid sequence MENMKTGTTTIGIVNADGVVLATEHRATMGNFIAHKETQKVFKIDNNLGLTTAGLVGDAQVMVRYLRAEVELYKLKRTVDMSVKSAATLTSNILRRGGGAYGYYYVGLIVGGYDKEGGHVFSLDAAGGSIADHYISVGSGSPYAYGVLEDHYKKDITLDDSINLAIRALNAAMKRDSASGDGMDIVTITKDGYVEVSQEEILKRASRMGINVPRPN; translated from the coding sequence ATGGAAAACATGAAGACTGGTACTACCACGATAGGTATAGTTAACGCTGACGGCGTGGTCCTGGCGACCGAGCATCGGGCCACCATGGGCAATTTCATCGCTCACAAGGAGACCCAGAAGGTCTTCAAGATCGACAACAACCTGGGACTGACCACCGCTGGACTAGTAGGGGACGCCCAGGTCATGGTCCGCTACCTACGGGCTGAGGTAGAGCTGTACAAGCTGAAGAGGACGGTGGACATGTCCGTCAAGTCCGCGGCCACCCTGACCTCCAACATCCTGAGAAGGGGAGGCGGCGCCTACGGCTATTACTATGTAGGGCTGATCGTCGGAGGTTACGACAAGGAGGGTGGGCATGTTTTCTCCTTGGACGCAGCCGGCGGTTCCATAGCCGACCACTACATCAGCGTCGGTTCTGGTTCCCCCTACGCCTACGGTGTCCTGGAGGACCACTACAAGAAGGACATCACCTTGGACGATTCCATCAACTTGGCCATACGCGCCTTGAACGCGGCCATGAAGAGGGACTCGGCCAGCGGTGACGGCATGGACATCGTGACCATCACCAAGGACGGGTACGTGGAAGTGTCTCAGGAAGAGATACTGAAACGAGCTTCGCGCATGGGGATCAACGTCCCCCGGCCGAACTGA
- a CDS encoding CBS domain-containing protein: MERHIARKKVKEVMTKEVVTVTSSTDLKQLKEMFEKYDFNSFPVVDGQDLVGVVSKLDLLKAFTSGVNVNVGRFMMLYSKTAGDIMHAANVYVSPEDDISTAADFMVEFNLRSLPVLEKGKLKGMLSRQDVIRCLMIE, from the coding sequence ATGGAACGTCACATCGCCCGCAAAAAGGTCAAGGAGGTCATGACCAAGGAAGTGGTGACCGTAACCTCCAGCACCGACCTCAAGCAATTGAAGGAGATGTTCGAGAAATATGACTTCAACAGCTTCCCGGTGGTGGACGGGCAGGACCTGGTGGGCGTGGTCAGCAAGCTGGACCTGCTCAAGGCCTTCACCTCGGGGGTGAACGTTAACGTTGGCAGGTTCATGATGCTCTACAGCAAGACCGCAGGCGACATAATGCACGCCGCCAACGTCTACGTATCCCCGGAGGACGACATATCCACGGCCGCCGATTTCATGGTGGAGTTCAACCTGCGCAGCCTGCCGGTCCTGGAGAAGGGGAAGTTGAAGGGCATGCTCTCCCGTCAGGACGTCATTCGCTGCCTGATGATCGAGTGA
- a CDS encoding beta-CASP ribonuclease aCPSF1, which produces MSTERILEEAREQVRKIVPSQINISSIDFEGPVVVIYTRDMEAFASGNDMIRQLAQGLRRRVAIRPDPSTLANSVDVEKRLREIIPEEAQITNISFEDETGEVTIEAIAPGLVIGKQGAVLNEIKKEVGWAPKVIRAPPIPSKTVYETRAYLREVQAERKEFLRRVGKRLAQTKYEGENWIRMTCLGGYREVGRSCTLLSTRESKILIDCGMDPSNSSNKPYFTAPEFLPLEQIDAVVITHAHMDHCGLLPVLFKFGYDGPVYCTPPTRDMMSLSLLDGIKVSHGEANKSEYEAKHIREVVKHTITLKYGETTDIAPDIRLTMQNAGHILGSAVCHFHVGDGLYNVAFTGDMKYERTWLFNATTNKFPRLETLVIESTYGGFNDIQPSRIDAATQLKGIIERAIMQRKGKMVIPVFAVGRSQEVMLVIEELARTGKVDKVPVYLDGSIWEATAIHTAYPEYLNSQLRTQIFQMGQNPFLSDMFKRVDSQEMREKILHDPEPCIVLATSGMMNGGPVMEYVKAWASDPLHTLVFVGYQAEGTIGRKIQKGVHELTLADKGKSITVEFHMNVEIVDGFSGHSDRRQLINYIASLDPKPERIVIGHGEEHKCLELASALYKKFNVETRAPMNLETIRFK; this is translated from the coding sequence ATGAGCACAGAAAGAATTCTCGAGGAAGCCCGAGAACAGGTCCGGAAGATAGTACCATCTCAAATCAACATATCTTCCATCGATTTTGAGGGTCCAGTAGTCGTAATCTACACCAGGGACATGGAGGCCTTCGCCTCCGGGAACGACATGATCCGCCAGCTGGCGCAGGGATTGCGGCGCCGGGTGGCTATTCGCCCTGATCCCTCCACCCTGGCCAATTCCGTAGACGTGGAGAAGAGACTACGGGAGATCATCCCTGAAGAGGCCCAGATCACCAACATCTCCTTCGAGGACGAGACCGGTGAGGTGACCATCGAGGCCATCGCCCCTGGTCTAGTGATAGGTAAGCAGGGCGCGGTCCTCAATGAGATCAAGAAGGAGGTGGGCTGGGCCCCCAAGGTGATACGAGCTCCGCCGATACCCTCCAAGACCGTCTATGAGACCAGGGCCTATCTTCGGGAGGTCCAGGCCGAGCGCAAGGAGTTCCTGCGCAGGGTCGGAAAGCGCCTGGCCCAGACCAAGTACGAGGGAGAGAACTGGATTAGGATGACCTGCCTTGGCGGTTATCGCGAGGTCGGGCGCTCCTGCACATTGCTATCTACGCGAGAGAGCAAGATACTAATTGATTGCGGCATGGACCCTTCCAACAGCTCCAACAAGCCCTATTTCACCGCCCCGGAGTTCCTGCCCCTGGAACAGATTGACGCTGTGGTCATAACCCACGCCCACATGGACCATTGCGGACTGCTTCCAGTGCTCTTCAAGTTCGGTTACGACGGACCGGTTTACTGCACGCCCCCGACCAGGGACATGATGTCATTGAGCTTGCTGGACGGCATCAAGGTGTCGCACGGCGAAGCTAACAAGTCCGAGTACGAAGCGAAGCACATCCGCGAGGTAGTGAAGCACACCATCACCCTGAAGTACGGCGAGACCACCGACATCGCCCCGGACATACGGTTGACGATGCAGAACGCCGGGCACATTCTCGGTTCCGCGGTCTGCCACTTCCACGTGGGCGACGGGCTTTACAACGTCGCCTTCACCGGGGACATGAAGTACGAACGGACGTGGCTGTTCAACGCCACCACCAACAAGTTCCCACGCCTGGAGACGCTGGTGATCGAATCGACCTACGGCGGCTTCAACGACATACAACCAAGCAGGATCGACGCCGCCACCCAGTTGAAGGGGATCATCGAACGGGCCATCATGCAGCGCAAGGGCAAGATGGTCATACCCGTTTTCGCTGTAGGGCGTTCGCAGGAAGTGATGCTGGTCATCGAGGAACTGGCCCGCACCGGCAAGGTGGACAAGGTCCCGGTGTACCTGGACGGTTCTATATGGGAAGCGACGGCGATTCATACCGCCTATCCGGAGTACCTCAACAGCCAGCTGCGCACCCAGATATTCCAGATGGGGCAGAACCCCTTCCTCAGCGACATGTTCAAGCGCGTCGACAGCCAGGAGATGCGGGAGAAGATTTTACATGATCCAGAACCATGCATCGTCCTGGCCACAAGCGGCATGATGAACGGCGGGCCGGTCATGGAGTACGTGAAGGCCTGGGCCAGCGACCCGCTGCATACCCTGGTGTTCGTCGGATATCAAGCCGAAGGCACCATCGGCCGCAAGATCCAGAAGGGCGTGCACGAGCTCACGCTGGCGGATAAGGGCAAGAGCATCACCGTGGAGTTCCACATGAACGTGGAGATCGTGGACGGGTTCTCCGGGCATTCGGACCGGAGGCAGCTCATCAACTACATAGCCAGTCTGGACCCCAAGCCGGAGCGCATCGTCATCGGGCACGGCGAGGAGCACAAGTGTCTGGAGCTGGCCTCCGCGCTGTACAAGAAGTTCAACGTGGAGACCAGGGCGCCCATGAACCTGGAGACCATCCGCTTCAAGTAG
- a CDS encoding ATP-NAD kinase family protein, translating into MLVGLIINPVAGMGGSVALKGTDGGAYREALRRGAVPVARGRALRALSRVGGEVRFLTAAGEMGAAVLSELGYEFEVVHANEGETGPEDTRKACTEFLERKVELIVFCGGDGTARDVMDSVGEKVPVIGVPSGVKMHSAVFANTPEEAGDAVRSFVEGAPTRLAEVMDVDEEAFRAGELKAHLYGYLRVPEGGSMQPPKGATYGTSDDEQKAVIAEFVVEDMEPGTLYVLGPGTTTKAVADRMGQPKTLLGVDVYLNGKLLQADASEDDLLRLVRGEKVALIITPIGRQGFVFGRGNQQISAKVIEAIGLEYVQVIATPAKLRETSCLRSDSGDVDIDRKMSGYQKVLVGYSQYRMVRCP; encoded by the coding sequence GTGCTTGTGGGATTAATCATCAACCCCGTGGCCGGCATGGGCGGCAGCGTGGCCTTGAAGGGAACGGACGGCGGAGCGTACCGCGAGGCCTTGAGGCGAGGCGCCGTTCCGGTGGCCCGCGGCCGGGCGCTGCGCGCCTTGTCCCGGGTTGGCGGGGAGGTGCGGTTCCTCACCGCCGCGGGGGAGATGGGGGCGGCGGTGCTTTCCGAACTGGGGTATGAGTTCGAAGTGGTCCACGCCAATGAGGGCGAGACCGGTCCGGAGGACACCCGGAAGGCCTGCACCGAGTTCCTGGAGCGGAAGGTGGAACTGATCGTCTTCTGCGGGGGGGACGGGACGGCCCGCGATGTAATGGACTCGGTGGGGGAGAAGGTCCCGGTTATCGGGGTACCGTCCGGCGTCAAGATGCATTCGGCGGTCTTCGCCAACACCCCGGAGGAGGCCGGGGACGCCGTTCGTTCATTCGTCGAGGGGGCACCGACGCGCCTGGCGGAGGTGATGGACGTGGACGAGGAAGCCTTCCGCGCAGGCGAGCTCAAGGCCCATCTGTATGGTTATCTGCGCGTGCCAGAGGGCGGGAGCATGCAGCCTCCCAAAGGCGCTACCTACGGTACCTCGGACGATGAGCAGAAGGCGGTAATCGCCGAGTTCGTGGTGGAGGACATGGAGCCGGGAACCCTGTACGTCCTGGGCCCGGGGACGACGACCAAGGCGGTGGCCGATAGGATGGGGCAGCCCAAGACCCTGCTCGGAGTGGATGTCTATCTGAACGGAAAGCTGCTGCAGGCGGACGCCTCCGAGGACGACCTGCTCCGCCTGGTCCGTGGGGAAAAGGTGGCGTTGATCATCACCCCGATAGGGCGCCAGGGCTTTGTCTTTGGTCGGGGGAACCAGCAAATATCCGCCAAGGTGATCGAGGCGATCGGTCTGGAGTACGTCCAGGTGATCGCCACCCCGGCCAAACTGAGGGAAACGAGCTGTTTGCGTTCGGACTCGGGGGACGTTGACATCGACCGGAAGATGAGCGGCTACCAGAAGGTGCTGGTCGGTTATTCGCAGTACCGTATGGTCCGCTGCCCCTGA
- a CDS encoding formylmethanofuran dehydrogenase subunit E family protein, with amino-acid sequence MTSLPEDLRRLADFHGHLGPYVLLGYRMGLMAKSYFPGKFFATVFTGTETPVSCLIDGVQFSSSCTMGKGNLGIKEGGRPVVRFYDGMRSMEISPLETIQTRIDSVRSYESGERLALDLHRLSDLELLLVREGGKETSDRIVKL; translated from the coding sequence ATGACCAGTTTGCCAGAGGACCTAAGAAGGCTCGCTGATTTCCATGGGCACCTGGGTCCCTACGTCCTTCTGGGCTACCGGATGGGGCTGATGGCCAAGAGCTACTTCCCAGGCAAGTTCTTCGCCACGGTATTCACCGGCACCGAGACCCCGGTCTCCTGTCTCATCGACGGTGTGCAGTTCTCCTCCAGCTGCACCATGGGCAAAGGCAACCTCGGAATAAAGGAGGGAGGAAGGCCAGTGGTCCGCTTCTACGATGGGATGCGCTCCATGGAGATATCCCCTCTCGAAACGATACAGACCAGGATCGATTCCGTCCGCAGCTACGAGTCCGGGGAAAGGCTGGCCTTGGACCTGCATCGATTGAGCGATCTGGAACTGCTCCTGGTCAGAGAAGGCGGAAAAGAAACGTCTGACCGCATAGTGAAGCTGTGA
- a CDS encoding ribbon-helix-helix domain-containing protein — protein sequence MEGERISLRLEGEDLELIDEFIEGHPDISNRSQLARIALRTFIERDGGTRVESSKGEMVVKVPPVVRSMMEGMVEDGYYNSVEDIVVECLRKEFVSADNLQKAKDELLIKQRQIAARM from the coding sequence ATGGAGGGAGAGAGGATATCGCTGCGCCTTGAGGGCGAGGACCTGGAGCTCATCGATGAGTTCATCGAAGGGCACCCGGATATCTCGAACCGGTCGCAGCTCGCAAGGATCGCCCTTCGCACATTCATAGAAAGGGATGGTGGAACGCGGGTCGAAAGCTCCAAGGGCGAGATGGTCGTGAAGGTTCCGCCGGTCGTACGTAGCATGATGGAAGGGATGGTAGAGGATGGCTACTACAACTCGGTGGAGGACATAGTCGTGGAATGCCTCCGGAAGGAGTTCGTGTCTGCGGACAACCTGCAAAAGGCCAAGGACGAACTACTGATCAAGCAGAGGCAGATCGCGGCAAGGATGTGA